The following nucleotide sequence is from Synechococcus sp. CBW1004.
CTGGGGTTGAGCTGGATCAGGGGTGAGGGCCAGTACTCGCCCGCCCCGTAGCGGCCATCCACAAAGTCCCGCAGATCGGGCGCCTTGATCTGGGTGAAGCTGCGGCTGAACTGGCCGTAGTCCTCGACGACCCGGTCACGGAAGGAGAAGACGTCCATCAGCTCTGCTCGACCTCGGCAAGCTGCACAGACCTGCTCGCGCACTGGTCAAGACTTCGATCTGACCCCGGATGACGCGACCAGGTCGGCCGCGGCTTGTAGTCGAGAGCCTGGCGCATGGCGATCCGCAGCAAGGGCCCTCCTGATTGACGCCGTAAGGCACAACTGGAAACAGTTCTACAGCAACTCTGCGTCTCCGCCGCGTACCCACGCCCCCACTCCGCCAAGTCGATGCATTTTTTGCATAGCTTTTGTGCCGGTCCTTGCCTGTTGCGGCTCGATGCCGGTCAGCTCCGGAATCCAGCCCCACTCCTGCAGCGGTGGTTGGCGACGGGTTCCTGAGGGTCATCACCCCTCGTTACCGCTGCGCGGGCCTGCGGCTACATGGCATTGGTCTTGGTCTTCTTGATGGTCGATTGATGTGCCTTGCCGAAACCGGTGTCGATCCATGGGCTGGCGTCGCTCCTCTCGCGGATAGGGAGAGGCAGATCCCTCGCATAAACCGTCACCTAGGGAACCCCTGAAAAACCCGATAGAATCAGTACAGTTCCAATAATGAGACTGGCAGCGGATGGCGGCCCCCCTCCAGTTGGGTTTCACGGACTACGAGCAGACCTACGCCAAGAAGAAAACGCGCCGGCAGCGCTTCCTCGATGAGATGGAAGCCACAGTGCCCTGGGATCCTTTCCTGGCCTTGATTTCGCCTGTGTACCACAGGCCTTCTGCCAAGGGCGGGCGCCCACCGTTTCCGCTGGAGGTGATGCTGCGCATCCACCTGCTGCAGCAGTGGTTCACGCTTTCCGATCCCTTGATGGAGGAGATGCTGATCGATACCCCCTGCTTCCGCCGCTTTGCTGGGATCGACATGGTTGAGGACCGGATCCCTGACGAGACGACGATCCTGAACTTCCGCCACCTCCTGGAAGAGAATCGGATAGCAGAGCAGATCCTGGAGACGGTGAACCAGAGCCTGCGGGAGAAGGGCGTGATGCTTAAGGAGGGACTCCTGAAAAAGATTCTCGGCCCATCGGCGCCGAATTCGTCCGTTTGCTTCGCGTTAATCAGGCCGGCAAGCGCCGTGACATCAAGTGGGCCAGATCTCAAAAGTCTGGCTTGCAGATGACCGCAGGAGCTCTGATCGCTGACCAGGCCATAAGAAAGCTGTAGATCCACCCAAAAAGAAGGGCAAAAAAGAGGCGCAGCAGCCTCAAGACCTTTTCCGCGCACATCACGACAAAGGCCATTGAGATGGAGGATTCGGCACCAGCTGGTAGACGAACCATGATCAGATCCAGGGAATACTTGCGCTTTCCATATCCAAAGACGCCTTCCACTTCATTGCGTCGAGCTTGATCAGATCGGAGCTGCTGCTTGTGTGCAGTGGTGACATCAGGATCCTTGGGCGGGCGGCCCAATCGCTTGCCGGAGAGGCGAATACCGTTCCTCATGCAGAAATGCCTATTCTTGGCCGTGATATAAATCCGGTCGGCGCAGATGCGCTCTGGGTAAGATCCTGTATCCAGCTTGTATTTTTCCGCCTGAGCGATCAGGTCTTCTCCTTCGTTGTAGGGGTTCCAGCTGATGCGGTGCAAGAACGGAAAGCCGTTTTGAACCGAAACACTGATTTTGGCACCAAACTCCACCGCAGCACGTGCTTTGCCTCGCACCATTGGGCGGATATGGGTCTGCACAAGATTCACCAGGCGGTCTGGAATGCTGTTGGTCTGAGAGGCGAGCAGAAGGCCCTGCTGCCGCTCCAACTCGCTGCAGGCCAACAACTTCTGCCACCAATGCCTCTTGAGCTCAGAAAGCCTTGCCCCACAGCCGATCAGAGCATCAATGGCTTTGAGATTCTGCCGCACATATCCAAGCTGATGTTTAATGGCAGCCTTCACTTTTCGGCGGCGTGGCCGTTTTTGCTTCGCCACTCTCAGGAAATGAGCACGAGCAAGGCCACGGTCGTAGCGAGGTCGATGTCTCCTGAATCCCGATGACTGACTGCACAGATCATCAATGACTCGCTCGGTCGTTGTGCGAGCCTCGCTGAGGAGCCTGAGGTCTCTGGGATAGGTAATGTCGGCAGGAGTGCAACTAGCATCAATCGTGAGAATGCCCCAATTCTTTCCTTCTGGCCAGTCAGCAGGCTTGATCAACGCATCAAGTTCCAGCTGAGCGCCTCCTCCTCTGGAATCAGGATCATCATGGTCGTCATCGTCTGCTACCTGAGCAAGTGCTTCCAGAAGGATCTCTTTGCCGCGCTGCACCACCAGCTCATTGATACGGCGCAGATCCTCGTCAGAAAAGCGTTTGCGAAAATGCACCATCATCGAGGCATCAAACGGTGCCTTGGCTGTGTAACCCGCAAAGCCGAGAAAGAACTGCATATAGGCGTTCTCTCTGATCTGATGGACAGTCTCTTCGTCGGTTAAGGAAGCTCTGATCAAGACCGGGAATTGAGCGCAAGCGTGTCTCATTCTCGCCAATGAGACACAAGTGGGGTATTTTGTCCTTGGCTACTCGCCAGGTGCTCCAATCCAGGGCCTGACTGGCTTATTTCTCGTGAGTTCCCCGATCATTTTTGGCTGCTCACCCTCAAGATGGCACACTTATTCTGTCATTTACGCTGTAGAAGGACAACGTTCGCGCACCATCCAGAGATTGGCGAGGGCAAACAGCATCGTCAGCTTGAGGTTGTTCTTGCGGATGCCTCGGTAGAAGACCTTCCGAAATCCAAACTGGCACTTGATGATCCGAAATGGATGCTCCACCTTTGCCCTGACATGTGCTTTCGCCGCCTCCATCAGATCCAGCAGTCTTCCCTCTGGGGTGTCCGGTAGAACTCGGCGCTGTCCGGGCTTCATGGCGATGCGCATCTCTGCTTCGCAGTCCTTGAACGCCTCACGCTTTTCGATGCCGATGTGGCCAGAGTCGCCGTAGATCACGCGTTCCTCGCCATGGACGCGATCGGGTGCCGTGTTCAGCTCATGGACGTTGGCAGCCGTGCTCACCACGGAATGGACCAGACCCGAGGCTGCATCCACACCGATGTGGCACCGCATCCCAAAGAACCACTGGTTGCCTTTGGCCACCGAGTGCATTTCAGGATCCCGCTCGCCCGTCTTGTTCTTGGTTGAACTGGGAGCGTTGATGATTGTGGCATCGAGGATCGTACCCTCCTTAAGCATCACGCCCTTCTCCCGCAGGCTCTGGTTCACCGTCTCCAGGATCTGCTCTGCTATCCGATTCTCTTCCAGGAGGTGGCGGAAGTTCAGGATCGTCGTCTCGTCAGGGATCCGGTCCTCAACCATGTCGATCCCAGCAAAGCGGCGGAAGCAGGGGGTATCGATCAGCATCTCCTCCATCAAGGGATCGGAAAGCGTGAACCACTGCTGCAGCAGGTGGATGCGCAGCATCACCTCCAGCGGAAACGGTGGGCGCCCGCCCTTGGCAGAAGGCCTGTGGTACACAGGCGAAATCAAGGCCAGGAAAGGATCCCAGGGCACTGTGGCTTCCATCTCATCGAGGAAGCGCTGCCGGCGCGTTTTCTTCTTGGCGTAGGTCTGCTCGTAGTCCGTGAAACCCAACTGGAGGGGGGCCGCCATCCGCTGCCAGTCTCATTATTGGAACTGTACTGATTCTATCGGGTTTTTCAGGGGTTCCTTAACCCCAACTTCTGTTTGATGTAGAGAGCACCAAAGGCCATCCGCACTGATTTGGCTGGAGCGCCAATTGTGGCGTTGAATTGAGGGGCATAGGCTTGTTCCAGCTCATCCCATGGCATCAGCCCCTCCAGTTGAACCCAGCGATTCTCGGGATCAAGTGTGCCGCCAAATGGCAGGTGGAACTCCTTGATTGAGATCTGACCGTTATTGTGCCTCCGGTACATCTGGAGTGATCAGGAGTAAAGGCAATCACGGATTGCCTGGTTCACGGCCATTTTAGCGGCTTCTCATGCTTGAGACCAGCCGCGGCGCAATGGATCTGGATTTTTCAGGAGTCCCTAAGGAGGGTACGATCCTCGATGCCACAATCATCAACGCTCCCAGTTCAACCAAGAACAAGACGGGCGAGCGGGATCCTGAAATGCACTCGGTGGCCAAAGGCAACCAGTGGTTCTTTGGGATGCGGTGCCACATCGGTGTGGATGCAGCCTCGGGTCTGGTCCATTCCGTGGTGAGCACGGCTGCCAACGTCCATGAGCTGAACACGGCACCCGATCGCGTCCATGGCGAGGAACGCGTGATCTACGGCGACTCTGGCCACATCGGCATCGAAAAGCGTGAGGCGTTCAAGGACTGCGAAGCAGAGATGCGCATCGCCATGAAGCCCGGACAGCGCCGAGTTCTAGCGGACACCCCAGAGGGAAGACTGCTGGATCTGATGGAGGCGGCGAAAGCACATGTCAGGGCAAAGGTGGAGCATCCATTTCGGATCATCAAGTGCCAGTTTGGATTTCGGAAGGTCTTCTACCGAGGCATCCGCAAGAACAACCTCAAGCTGACGATGCTGTTTGCCCTCGCCAATCTCTGGATGGTGCGCGAACGTTGTCCTTCTACAGCGTAAATGACAGAATAAGTGTGCCATCTTGAGGGTGAGCAGCCAAAAATGATCGGGGAACTCACGAGAAATAAGCCAGTCAGGCCCTGGATTGGAGCACCTGGCGAGTAGCCAAGGACAAAATACCCCACTTGTGTCTCATTGACGAGAATGAGACACGCTTGCGCTCAATTCCCGGTCTTGATCAGAGCTTCCCTAAGATAAGAAAAGCCCAGCATACCTGAATGGGCCAGCGCGGATTCTGGGATGAAGAGAAGAGGATCCAAAAGCTTCGCCACAAGAAGCCTGTATTGACGACCCTCTCCGAGTCGATTCCCTGGGAGAGCTTTCGGTCGCTGCTGGAACAGGGATATACCCATGAGCGCAAGAGCAATGCCGGCAGGAAAAGGATCGGCCCCCTTATCCTCTTCAAGATGCTGGTGTTGCAGCAGCTGTTCAACCTCAGTGATGAGGAGCTGGAATTCCAGGTCAACGACAGGCGGTCGTTCGAGGAGTTCATCGGCCTTGGAGTGATGAACTCGATTCCCGATGCAACCACCGTTGCGTTCTTCCGCGAACGGCTGCGCAATGCCGGCGTCATTGAGGAGCTGTTCGAGCGTTTTGAGGGGCACCTACGAGCCCAAGGGCTGGAAGCTCGTGGTGGACAGATTATCGATGCCACGCTTGTACCTGTGCCGAAGCAGAGAAATACTCGAGCTGAGAACGAAGCCATCAAGCAGGGCAAGCTGCCCGAAGGATGGGAAGACAAGCCAAACCGCTTGCGCCAGAAGGACCTTGACGCCCGCTGGGTGAAGAAGAACGGCACCAGCCACTACGGATATAAGAATAGCATTTGCATCGATGCGACTCATGGCTTCATCCGCAGATACGCAATCACCCCGGCCAACATCCACGACAGTCAGATGCTTACCCACGTTCTCGATCCCGAGAACAGCGATGACTTCGTCTGGGCGGATTCAGGCTATGCAGGAGTGAAGTTTGAGGAGTTACTGGAATTAGCTGGATATGAAAGCAATATCCACGAAAAGGGAACGAGGAATCATCCACTCAGCAAGGAGGCCAAAGAGAGGAATAAGCTACGCTCAAAGGTGAGAGCCCGAGTTGAACACGTATTTGGCGCGATGACAACCTGCATGCGCGGGAAGCTGACCAGGCGGATTGGGTTGGCCAGAAACCAGGTATGGTGGGGACTCAGGAATCTGACCTACAACTTTCTCCGGTATCTGCACTGCACTGGCGCGACAATGGCGGCTGCCTGAAGAGACAAGCAAACAGATCAAAGACTAGCGCTCTTTCCGAACTGCTGCTCCCTGCTGAAAGCAGGGTCAGATGATGCAGGCTTTTTGTCCGTTCTGCCTACAGATGGACGGCGATTATTCGAGGTTCCCTGATGTGAGTCGCACATTCCGTGGTGCAGCGCGCCTGCAGCCGGCGGAACCGAGCCCGTAACGTGATCTCCCATGCTGCCGGTGCCGGTGTCCCTGATTCCCCGCTGGCAGTTCATGACCGACGAAGCCAAGGCGCTGGCGCGGCGCACAGCCGTGTCAGCACTGCTTGTGGTGGCGGTGCTGCTGCTGTTCCGGGCGCTGCTGCCCTGGGTGGTGCTCGCCCTTGTCGCGTGGTGGATCTGGAAGGCGGTCACCCGATAGCAGCGGCGAGCGCTGCGGGCCCACAAAAAAGCGGACCCGTCCAGGACCCGCTCGATGACCACTCCGACTCTATGAACTTTTGCAACGAGGCGCGAACGCACGCCTGCGGCCAGATCTTTTGCAGAGCCTTGTTGCCATTCAGTCCCATCGGATTCCGTGGCAGGGCAACGAACGGACCAGGCTGAGGACGAAGGCGGGGCCTACGTCGTGTAGTCGGCGTTGATCCGCACATATTGATCCGACAGATCGCAGCCCCAGGCGCGACCGCCTCCGGGGCCGTCGCCCACCACCAGGCGGATCATCACCGTGTCGCCCTCGGGACCGGGACCGCCCAGGTAGCGGCCGGCAGCGCAGGCCCTGAGATAGGCACTGGCGGCCAGGCGATCGAAGGGCAGCGGCTGGCCCTGCTCCATCAGCTGGTGCTCGCCCAGCCAGAGGGCCACGCTGTCGGGATCGAAGGGCACCCCGGCCCGGCCGGCCGCCGCCACGATCCGGCCCCAGTTGGGGTCGCGGCCGTGCACGGCGCACTTCACCAGCGAAGAACCGCACACGGTGCGGGCGATCGCCCGCGCACCGGCCTCATCGGCCGCGCCCTCCACCTGCACCTCGATCAGGCAGGTGGCCCCCTCGCCGTCGCGGGCGATCGCCTTCGCCAGGTGCTGCGACACCGCCGTCAGGCCGGACTCCAGCGCGGGGTAATGCTCGGGAGACAGGTCCTCGCCGGCTGCAAACGCCAGGTAGGTGTCGTTGGTGCTGGTGTCGCCGTCCACCGTGATCGCATTGAACGAGCGATCCACCGCCCGCTTCACCGTCGCCTGCCAGATCTCCGCCGGCACGCCCGCATCGCAGCTGAGATAGCCCAGCATCGTGGCCATGTCCGGGTGGATCATCCCGGAGCCCTTGGCCATGCCGCCGAGGCGCACCATGCGCCCCCCCAGCTCCGCCTCGATGGCGATCTGCTTGTCGATCAGATCGGTGGTGAGGATCGCCTTCGCCGCGTCGTTGCCGCCCGTCTCGCTCAGGGCCGCCAGCAGCGGATCGAGCCCCACCACCAGGGTCTCCATCGGGATCGGCACGCCGATCACCCCCGTGCTGCAGATGAGCACCTCCTCCGATCGCAGCCCGAGCCGTTCCGCCAGCGCCTCCGTGGCCATGAGGCTGTCGGCGAGACCCCGCTCGCCGGTGCAGGCGTTGGCCTGGCCCGAATTGGTGAGCACCGCCCGGGCGTGGCCGCCGCTGGCCACCAGGCGCTCGGCGCAGAGATCGACGCAGGCCGCCCGCACCCGGCTGGTGGTGAAGGTGCCGGCGCACACCGCCCCCTCCGGTGCCAGCAGCAGCGACAGATCGGGGTTGCCCGAGGGCTTGAGGCCGGCCGTGATCCCCGCCGCCTGGAAGCCGGACGGCGCCGTCACGCCCCCCTCGATCAGCCGCCAGGGGGCCGGCAGCTGGGCGACGCTGGCAGGCAGGGGAGCGCTCACGGATCGGAAACGACGGTGATCTTTCCTAGCCTGGCTGTGTGCACACGCCTCAGGCTTCGGGCTCAGCCGCGGTAGACGGAGCCCCGCTGGCCAAGCCTGACGATCAACACGATCAGAACCTCGTCCTCGATGCTGAACAGCAGGCGCAGATCGCCGATGCGCACCCGGTGGATCGACTCCTCCGACTGAAGACGGACCACGCCCGGGTGACGCGGAGCCTCCCGCAGGCGCTCCAGCTCACGGTCGACGCGGCGCCGGCTGACCGGATCGAGGCGGGCGTAAGCCCTGGCGGCCGAGCGGACGAATTCAATCCGGTACGTCATTCAACCCGCCAGGTCGATCGACCCCCGCATCGCCCAGATCCGCCTGGCCGCTTCTGAGCGACTCCCAGCTGATGCGCGGTTCATCGGCACGCAGGATGGCCTCGGCCTCAGCGGCATCCTCGGCATCCTCAAGCGCCAGGGTGAGCAGCCGGCGCAATGCGTCGCTGCGACTCACCGACAGATGCAGCTGCTGCTCCAGGCCGGCGGCATAGCGATCCAGGCGCTCCAGCAGCTCAGGCGGCAACCGCACGGCCTGGGGAGAGCCTGCTGAGCGGGAAGAAGCCATGACCCGTCGTCGCCTGTCGTTGAAGCTAATACAGATACACCGCCATGGTTGCGGCGGCGATCCTGGGCGCTCATCAGGCCCGTTCCTAGCCTGCCGCTGCACCTTCAGCCCGCCGCGCCGCCGATGAAGCAGGTCTGGGACCGGCTGCGCTCCGAGCTGCTGCTGAACATCATCGAGTGGAGCGAGGCCGTCCCCGGCGCCCCCGATCCCAGCGGCGACACCCTGGCCTGGCGCTTCCGCGACGGCGAAGCTGCCGGCCGGAGCAGCGCCATCCGCAACGGCGCCCAGCTGATCGTGCGCGAGGGCCAGTGGGCCGTGTTCCTCGATGAGGGGCGCATCGCCGATGCCTTCGGACCCGGCCGCCACACCCTCACCACGGCCAACCTGCCGCTGCTCACGAGCCTGCTCTGCCTGCCGACCGGCTTCGAGAGCCCGTTCAAGGCGGAGGTGGTGTTCGTCTGCACCCGCCTCTTCAGCGACCTCCGGTGGGGCACGCGCCAGCCGCTGCTGCTGCGCGACCCGGAGCTCGGGCCGGTGCGCCTGCGCGGCTTCGGCAGCTACAGCCTGCGCGTCAACGACCCCGCCTGGCTCGTGCGCGAGGTGAGCGGCGCCAGCGGCCGGATGGATCTGACCACCCTGCAGGATCCGCTGCGATCCCTGATCGTCAGCCGTCTGGCCGATGTGCTGGGCCGCAGCGGCTGCCCGGTGTTCGACCTGAGCAGCCGCTATGAGTGGCTCGCCCGCGACCTGCGCCTGGCGCTGCTGGAGGACGCGCAGCAATTCGGGCTGGAGATCCCCTCGCTGCTGATCGAGGGCCTCACCCTGCCGCCGGAGGTGGAGGCGGCCCTGGTGCGCCGCAGCGTGCAGCGGGTGGAGGGGGAATCCACTCAGGCCTCGCCAGGACCGCCGCCGGCAGACAGCCGAACGGCCCCAGCCGCCGCAGCCGCGGTCCTGCCAGCCGACGGGTCTCCACAGCCCCGGCCGCTCCGTGCTCCGCCACCGCCACCACCGTTGCCTGGGATGGCCAGATCTGTCCCACCCGTTCGCCCAGCCGCCCAGGCGAGCGTGACCGCTCAATCGTTCATGCGAACCACGAACATGAGCCAGGAGGAGGGCGGCCCGCCAGGCGCAGGCCCGGCCACCGCGAACGGCGAACCGGACGAAGCGTCATGAACTGCCCCTGCTGCTCGGCTCCCCTTCAGGACCACGGTCTGATCTGCTCCTGGTGCGGCAGCCGCCTCGATCTCGACCTGCAGGGCTGGAGCCACCTGCAGCCGCGCGGCCTCAACCCCCAGCTGCACTGCCCCGACTGCCGCTGCGAACTGGAATCCCTGCAGCTCGGCGGCGAAGAACCGCTGGAGCTGGACCGTTGCCCGCAGTGCCTCGGCCTGTTCCTGCCGCTGGGGGCCCTGGAGCGGCTGGTGGCCCAGGAAGGACGCTCGGCCCTGCAGATCGACCACCGACTGCTGCAGGCCCTCAGCGAAACCCCGCGGGCGGCGCCGGCCCCGCTGCGCTATCGCCCCTGCCCCAGCTGCGGCGAGCTGATGAACCGCAGCCTGCACGGCAAACGCAGCGGCGTGGTGGTGGACCGCTGCCGCGACCACGGCCTCTGGCTCGACGCCGGCGAACTGCGGCAGTTGCTGGAGTGGGCACGGGCCGGCGGCGCCCTGCTCGATCTGGAACGCCGGCAGGAACAGGCTCAGGAGGAAGCCCGGCGCCGGCAACGGGAGCAGCAGGAGAGCGCAGGGCTCCTGTCCGAGGCGGAGGCACAGGCCGATCGCCCCTGGCTGGAGGCCCTGGCCCGCGATGACATCGGCACCCTGCTGCTGCGACTGGCGCGGCGGCTGGGGTGAAGGCGGGGAGGCCCTGCCAGGGAAGCGATCACGTTTCTCCACCAAGGTGGATCGGAGCGGCGGAACGCTCCGTCGGGCCATCGTCGGTGCCTCCAGCAGCACTGTCGGCCCTGGGCGGACCCGCATCACGATGAGGGGCGGCGTCCCGGTCGCGCAGGCGATGGCCGGGATCGAGCCTGTGGATCAGCCGATTGAGCCAGATCAGCGCCACTTCCGCCTGCTCACCGGAACCATCCAGCCGCCGCAGGGCCTGGCTCAGCTCCGGTCGGATCCGCTCCAGGGTGAGCACCAGTTCGCGCGAGGCCAGGCGGGCCTCACGGGCGGTGCTGCCTGCTTCTCGTCCGGTCTCGCGCAGCACCGCCGCCGTGGCGGGCACCTCGCGCTGAAGGGTGCCCGCCACCGCCTCTGCGCTCCGCAGGCTGCCCCGCAGCTGCGCCAGGGTTCCGGACACCTCCCCCTCGGCCAGCCGTTCCACGGTGTGCAGCAGCCGATCGAGCTGCTGCAGGGTGATCTGTCCACGGGCCAACAGATCCTCGAGGCCGCCACCGCTGCGGTAGGCCACCTGGAAACGGTCAGGGACGGAGGATGGGGGACGTGGTGCCGCCGTCAGCGTGAGCCGCTGATCGCCCATCAGCAAATCCTGGGTGATGGCGAGGCTGCTCGCAGGGCTCACCACACCGCGATAGCGGACCGGCACGCTCAGATGCAGCATCACCTGGCCATCAGCCTCCATCTCGAGGCCACGCAGGGCTCCCACCGGGAGGCCCGAGAGGATCACCCGACTGCCTGACCTCAGGCCGCGGGCATCCGGCACCCGCACACTGATCTGCAGCTGGGGCTCGAACACCCCCCGCCGGTAGGCGGTGTAGACCAGCAGTGCGACCACCAGGCCGGCGCCGCCCAGCAGCGAGCCCACCGTGAGCAGCAACCGCCAGCCATCGCGGAGCCGGGTGATGAGCGGGGGCTGGGGAACAGGCGGGGGCATCGGGGAGGGCATTCAGGCGGTGAGGGCTCCGGGCAGACCGGAGAGCTGGTAGGCCAGCTCCAGCGGGATCGCGATCAGGATCAACCGGAAGAGATCGCTGTAGGCCATCAACAGATGCGCTGCCGGCAGCTGTCGATGCGGGCGCCAGGGGTCGTAGGGCTGCTCAGGACCCCAGTGCCCATAAGCCGCCAGAGGCTTGAGGGGCCAGAGACGAAGCAGCACCGCGAGGGCCGAGAGCATGGCGAAGAGCACCACCCGCGCACAGCTGAACAGCACCACCCCCGGCTGAAGCGTCTCCAGCAGCGCGATCACGTCACCCAGGGCGAACCAGTCCTGCGAAACGACGGACAGGGCGATCAGGCTGATCAGCAGGTATTCCAGGAAGAGAAGACCGGCCGCCAGGCCGGCGCCGACCACCAGCGCTCCCCGGCCCAGTCGCAGCGTGCCGCCGGGCCAGCCGTCCATCAGATGCATGATCAGACTGATGGGCAGGATGGCCCGGATCATCACCATCAGCAGCGTCAGCAGCACCCCGACGCTTTCCGAGCTGAGCAGGGTGAACAGGCGCAGCAGCTGCAGGCTCCCCAGCGGTGGGATCAGCCCGACCGCCAGTCCGAAACTGATGCCACTGGCGGCGGCCACCACAGCGACCGCGATGGAGGACTGCACCCCCAGCAGGTAGATCACCACGACAAGCTCTCGGGTCCAGCGGCGCAGGCGTTTCAGGGGCAGGCATCGGAGAGCTGGCCCCCAGAGTGGCGGGCGGGCCAGGCCCTGCCAAGCACGCGCCCTGTCAGGCGACCCGAGGCGGCGGCCCCGGCTTCAGACTGGCGGCGCAGGCAAGCGGGATGGCCGATGGCGCCAGACGGGCAGGAGCGGCAGGTGCGGCCGTCGGCCCGGCCCTCCCCTGAGCAGCGCGGTTCGGCCGAGCCGCCACGCCCTGACGCAGCGCCCCCCCTGCCGACCCTGACGGATGCAGCTGGAACCTCCCATGGCCCAACGGCTGGGGCCGGCGGAGACACCCTCGACCCGCCAGCCGCCGCCACCTGCCACCGGCTGGCCGGCGTGCTCTTCCCCTGGGACATCACCCGAGCCCTGGAGCTGGCGCTGCTCAGGACCTTCTGCGTGCCCTCGATCGCCGGCCTGCTCGATCGCACCGGGGAGTTCGAGAAGCGCCCGCGCAAGCGCTACGACGACACCGGCCTGATGGTGGCCGAGCTGCTGCGTCACGGGCCCGACAGCTCCGCCGGACGCGCCGTGATCACCCGCATGAACCGCATCCACGGCCACTACGCGATCAGCAACG
It contains:
- a CDS encoding MlaD family protein, producing the protein MPSPMPPPVPQPPLITRLRDGWRLLLTVGSLLGGAGLVVALLVYTAYRRGVFEPQLQISVRVPDARGLRSGSRVILSGLPVGALRGLEMEADGQVMLHLSVPVRYRGVVSPASSLAITQDLLMGDQRLTLTAAPRPPSSVPDRFQVAYRSGGGLEDLLARGQITLQQLDRLLHTVERLAEGEVSGTLAQLRGSLRSAEAVAGTLQREVPATAAVLRETGREAGSTAREARLASRELVLTLERIRPELSQALRRLDGSGEQAEVALIWLNRLIHRLDPGHRLRDRDAAPHRDAGPPRADSAAGGTDDGPTERSAAPIHLGGET